One window of the Zea mays cultivar B73 chromosome 3, Zm-B73-REFERENCE-NAM-5.0, whole genome shotgun sequence genome contains the following:
- the LOC100283606 gene encoding CDA1, with the protein MGEEQVVAPKPEAAAAAAATSVELTGFVMGAEDAERAAAAAGVATVQDLLPLLVPSARKRAQVPISGFPVGAVGLGASGRVYVGVNLEFRGLPLCHSVHAEQFLVANAAAAGEPELRAVAVSHMPCGHCRQFLQEIRGAASIRILVTSDAAEGCAPEWRTVASLLLRPFGPHDLLPGDVPLVLEAHDNALGDPVANGLARSDLDARLRQAAEAAARAAHAPYSKCPSGFAVADGDGRIYAGGCLESAAYNPTLGPVQAAIIAMVAAGGCSAGDVVAAALVEKEQASVAQEATARIFLDAVAPHASFHVYNYRPSDA; encoded by the coding sequence ATGGGGGAGGAGCAGGTGGTGGCGCCAAAGCcggaggccgccgccgccgccgccgccacgtcGGTGGAGCTGACGGGGTTCGTTATGGGCGCGGAGGACGCCGAGCGCGCCGCGGCGGCCGCCGGCGTAGCGACCGTCCAGGACCTGCTGCCGCTCCTGGTCCCGTCCGCGAGGAAGCGCGCGCAGGTCCCGATCTCGGGGTTCCCCGTGGGCGCCGTGGGGCTGGGCGCCAGCGGCCGCGTCTACGTCGGCGTAAACCTCGAGTTCCGCGGCCTCCCGCTGTGCCACTCCGTCCACGCCGAGCAGTTCCTCGTCGccaacgcggccgccgcgggggaGCCCGAGCTGCGCGCCGTCGCCGTCTCCCACATGCCCTGCGGCCACTGCCGCCAGTTCCTGCAGGAGATCCGCGGCGCCGCCAGCATCCGAATCCTCGTGACCAGCGACGCCGCTGAGGGATGCGCACCCGAGTGGCGCACGGTGGCGTCCCTCCTCCTCCGCCCCTTCGGGCCCCACGATCTCCTCCCCGGAGATGTGCCCCTCGTCCTCGAGGCTCACGACAACGCCCTGGGTGATCCCGTCGCCAATGGCCTCGCCCGCAGCGACCTGGACGCGCGCCTGAGGCAGGCCGCggaggcggcggcgcgggcggcgcACGCGCCGTACAGCAAGTGTCCGTCGGGGTTCGCGGTGGCAGACGGCGACGGGAGGATCTATGCCGGCGGCTGCCTGGAGTCCGCGGCCTACAACCCGACGCTGGGTCCCGTCCAGGCGGCCATCATTGCGATGGTGGCAGCCGGAGGCTGCTCCGCCGGGGACGTGGTCGCGGCGGCGCTCGTGGAGAAGGAGCAGGCGTCGGTGGCCCAGGAGGCGACGGCCAGGATCTTCCTCGACGCCGTGGCCCCACATGCCAGCTTTCACGTCTACAACTACAGGCCGTCCGATGCTTGA